aaaaatatttaagtaaTACAAATCGGGTCGGGTATAGGTTGAATTAGGTATGTATTGTTAAATTTCCATTGTATGACAATTGGTCGAGACAGGTTagatgggtcaatatgggtcgaatTATATTCGATCGAATCGAAACCCAACCCGATCCACCCATTGACACctctaatataataaaaaaagattatagCTTTACCCGGACTCTATATGAACTTTGCATATTGTTTCATATCGATcggacatctttttttttttttttttactagcaGAAAAAAGAGATGGCTAATTGGGAAAGGATACAGGAACCTTGGATTGGAAAACTGATTGGTGAATCGATGGTGTGATggtggagaaaaggaaaaggaagagagcCCCATGTTTGACCAGGAACGGTTAAAAACATTGACTTTGCTTGACACGTGGGTTGCTGGCTCGCCTCCACGTACTCGTCCTTAGCTAGACGGTAGGTTAGGTACAATAACTAACAAAGActatttgtgaaaaagaaaaaaaaattaagtgtcTGAACTGTTGTTAAGAGATAATTAGAAGGGGATTAAGTGTTAATTCCGGAATTTAGCAAAATCGAgaattttttccccaattttcaCCGCGTTGACcgtccttcctttttttttcccttcatcgcCTCCATCGTCGACGTCGTCGTCATCCATGGAGTTCTTTTCCACCACATTTAAGTCATGCGTGATTCATtcctcatcgtcatcgtcaAACCAACAGTGATTCCTACTCCTCTAACCTAACCCTAGAGAATCACAACCGCATTTCaaatcctcctcctcttcctcctcctcctcatcctcgaTTTCCCGCGTTGGATTCCCTAACCTCCTTTGCCGGAAGATTAGGTCGCTCGTGTTCGTTGCGCTCTCGGGTGTTCGAAATCTGattcttgttgttgttgtcgtcgtTGCGTTGGATTGGATTGATCGGCTGTTTGGATTGGGCCGGACCGGATCCAATTCGCGCATGAGCTGAGAAGGAGAGGAGCCTGTGATGCGAGATACGGAACCCTAAGATTGCATCATCCGCCATCCCATGTTGAGCTCTTGTTGCTCTCACTCTCTATCCCTTCGCCCCCTGGTTTCGCCTTCCGTCGTTCGGTTTAGGGTTCCAGCCAGACCGGCCTCGTCGCTCGCACTCTCGCTCTCGCGCAGCTCTGGGGTCTCAGGTTCGCGCTGCAATTGCGCCAGAAATGTAAGCTTTGATTCGTCTTGTGCTCGATTCGGTTCAGCTGCGTTTGGTTCATGATTTCCTCGTCGCCGCATAGGAATAGGGTGATTATGATTAATCTTTTTGCGTACTTTGGCCGTACGCCAGGATTGCATTCGCTGATAGTTGATTCAACGGAATTGCGTATTTCTTCGATAACCTTACTTTTTGCGGTGGCTTTTAGATCAAGAGGAAGGTTTATTTAATCTTTTAGTTGCTGGGAGCAATTTCTTTCTTGCACTTGTGATAACTGGTCTCTAGTTTATGACAGTTGTTGATTATTTGCTTGATGTCTTGGTGCTCTGATGACCATGCAGAATTGGAAGATTTCTTGCTTCAGGGACCAGAGTTTCTCTCCAGATAGTCAACAATTCAAATTCATTGAAAATGCTCTGCCAGAAGAACGTACCGAGCCTGAATTGAATACTGAAGTCACTGTTCAGAAGGACTGGAAAGCAAAATTTAGAGAGGTAGcttttttctgctttcctttCTTCAAACCAAGTCATTTCGATGCATGTGGATGAGGAGTCTCATTTTGTTTACTGAAAAGAGAATGTGTATGCTTAGGAGTATTGAGTAGATATCTGCTGATTTAGGAGTTTGAGAGGGCAGAACCTTTTTACATATAGGAATAAATGTTGCACAAGGGTTCGGCATAGCGATGGTCTTTTCTTCAGAGGCTTTGGGCTTGAATTCTGATTCCGTTCTTCCCCATTCACACACTTTACCAAGCCCAAAATACCAAAGCCTGCTTTCCTCAGCCATGAAATTCTATGTATGCTTTTATATGGTTGAGGCTTTGATCAATGTGTTAAAATTACTGACATACATCCCTTGCTGGAAAGCTACTTCTGTCATGACCTTTCAACTGTGCTGTGAACGTCAGTATGCTAGATCACAAGTCAATTGAGAAAAGCAATACAAAGCAACGTGAAGCAAATCAAATAGTTAGGGAAGAGGATAATATAATTGCTGATGTACAACAGAGACATCTAGAGAGTCTGAGCAGTTGTGGGAGAGACTTCTGCTGAAAATGGCCTTAGTTGTTCGGGTCGTTACTGGTCACTTTAGTTTGTATAGTAAGTTGTATGACAGCTCTGGAACGGAAGCACATTGTTAGGTTGAACCATGAAGATATCCAAGTACTTAAGGGGATTGAGCATGGTTTATTATCCTTAACTTGAAAGAATTCCGGGTTGATTTTGGTTACTGTTGAAAGTATCAATACCCACTGTTTGGCTGCACTTTGTTGAAAAGTCTGGTTCTGATATCTGTATATGCTTTGAACATCCAAAACATTTTATGCATCTCTTGCATTGTCGATATGGAGAAGCTAGCCAACCACTGATTGCTTACTAATGGACGTAAACCTCCTAGTGATATAACATATTCATAAGATACTTTCTCCTTGAATGGGATGAAGGTCATAAATTATGATCACTTGTCAGTTATTAATTCTTGGTTTTCCTATGTTTTAGACTTAACTGACTTGACTGTAGCAATAGTTTAGACAGAATCAGGGTCATGCTAAAGTAACTAGGAGTATGAATGTGAGAGTAAATGCAAATAAATGCATTCATGATATGGAAATTAGATCCAATTGCATTTGGAATTGCATCGGTGAGGGTGAGAGAGGAGCTTTCCATTTTGATGTTGTTTGTACTGGCATAAAGAAGCCAATCCTTGGTCTTGGGTGTAGTTACATTCCCTTAGTTCAAATTTTGAAGTCCGGGGAGGACTTATGAGAGGGCAAAAGAGGAGGAGACCACAGGGTGTAGGCTGAAGATTCATGTGATCATTCCCAGAATGAAGATTTTTAGGCTTTGTTCTCCTGTTACTTAATTAAGAGATCCTCTATGTATATTAGAGCAACATAATGCAAGAAATGAGAAGTTTTATGGAATCCTAGTTTTAAGCAATAGTTCCATGTCCTGACACGTCACATTTGAACACCCTCAGGTTTCTAAGAAATGTTTTGGTTATAATGTAGGCTGTAAATGCATTATTCAGAGCAATTGGAAGGCCTTGGACAGTGCCCTGGACAGCAGAGACAGTGTTAAAGGTACTTCCTTTTAGTTGCTATAAATCTCCACGTGCATGAGAAGTTCTTGATCGAAACTTTGAAGTAATCAGAATTTCTTGTTAATTGAAGGTCTGAAGAATTCTCCAATCGTGATGCAGGTTATGGTTCTTTGGGTTACCTCATTCTGGTTTATAGGGACATGGCTGGTTCCTTTCGCGGTGCATATAGCAGGTTTCAGCAAGGAATCTTTGACTTTCAGAGGGCAGGCACTCTATAGCCTCTTGACGGATGTGACTGAAGGCATTGCCGGAATTTTGATCCTACACCGCTGCCTCTCACGGTTTTATCCCCTCCCGTCTGATTGGTTTCGTTTCAGTCTAAAAGGCAAGTGGCAGTTTGACGTCGCGCTTGGGTGCCTCTTGTTTCCTCTGGTCAATCGCCTCTCACAAATCAACCTTGATCTATTACCGATTCTCCCCTCCACACCCGTAACACTATCAAGTGTTGAACAGTCAATTTTGGCACGGGATCCGATTGCGATGGCACTTTATGCACTTGTAGTAACAGTTTGTGCTCCTGTATGGGAAGAAATAGTGTTCCGgggtttccttcttccttcgctTACAAAATACATGCCTGTGTGGTGTGCAATACTGGTGAGCTCAGTCGCCTTTGCTTTAGCGCATTTTAATGGACAGAGGATGCTTCCGCTCATCTTTCTCGGGGTGGTGATGGGTCTTCTCTTTACACGGTCAAGGAACTTATTACCATCCATGCTATTGCATAGCCTCTGgaatgcttttgttttcttaagTTTAATGAGATAGCCTGTAGCTTTGCATGTAAATTAGTGATCAATCAGTAAAATTTTTATCCAAACGTTAATTTTGTCCAGGGTTGATGTGCAAACTCACCCTAGTTTGCAAAATAATAGCAGTGTCTTCCTGAAACCGCATCTTTAGATTAACAATCCGTTGTTTATTCACATTTCTTGTGAGGGTTGAATACCTGGTGCTTTTGTCAACGACAAGATCTTAAAGCGAATTAATGATGTCTAAAATCCGAGGGACAGATATGCAACGCAAATTAAGGTAACGTTGTTTTTGCATGTATGAGGAAGGACGAGAACGAAAGCAAAGTATGAAGTTTGTTGGGTTGGCTTGAAGCTCCGGCCATGATGCATAGGCTATTGTTTTGTTCTGGTCTGATGTTTGGACCCGAGGCATGCGATATGAATTCGGAATGGGGTGTCGTCACTTGATCGATCGGTACTCACTTTTGTGTTAAAATTCCTTCTGTTTTCTTTCGAGATAGTAACACTGCACATGCCATAATTGGTTTGGGTAGAAGAAAACCAATGCGTTATTGACCTATGACAATTACATCCACGTTCCTCTCGTACGGGTGAAACTCTTGTCTAGAACCGTTTCCTGGATAAAAGTGCGATGTGAATCTCGATCCGCAGTTCGTGATTGTACTCGGGCCATATACCGATCCCTGCAAGAATATCTCCGCACTTGGCTTGTCCGACGACGTGAGCATCGGATTTTATGGCACCTTCCGAACTTATCCGAGACCATTTTCTTATCCAGAATTCATTCCGTCAAATTGACTCATTGGCCAAGAGAGGAAGATATTCACGTCGAAGATTTCTCGGAATTGACATATTGTATCAAGCTCAAATCACATGGTTCGGTCTGGAAACTCAGCTCAGACTCTCAAGTTTCTCTGTTCTGTTTTTCTGGGCAAGTTGTCCCACATTAATGAGCTTCTTTAACACCTtttaccaaaagggaaaggTCCTCAAGGTTTCATTTATTGGGGGCAAACACTCTGAATTAAAGCTACTTTGTCATGCTCGCCGTCTGGAGGCAAATACTCTCAATTCGCCGTAAACTGTCCCGTCCAAGTATATTCAATGCCGATAGACATGCGATCTTGCCGATAAAAAGAATAGTAGGTGGGGACGCTAGCACTATAGGTGCGAGATTCAACTCCTGCGCTCGATAAAGAGACAGagcaaaaatcataaaagagaGTTACATATAGGacagacaagaaaaaaagaatatttggtGAAGCCTCATGGTAATGTGCGTGATTCTCAAAATTCACATGAATGAATGACATTGTGAGTTTTTAACACAAGAATTGTCGAATTTAAAATCGTGCATTTAACCGCTTGATCAacctttaaaataaattttagagTCTTGACATGTTAAAGATAAATTACAATAAGAACTTAcgtgggaaaagtaccaaaattcataaatttattatattgatacaaattcagttttaaatacttcaattgtaccaatttaaacctaaatctttttttcatattagtatcaattcggtccaatcggtcaattttagcCTTAAATCGCTAACTTAGACATCGATCGTCTTACGTAGTGCGATTGGTGTTggcgtgaatattttttaataatgattttcatttttttataaaaatatttttaaataatgatttccatttttttataaaaatgctttttaattatttttttcttttctacacACTTTTTTGCTCTTTCACTATAGCCGGCCACCGGGTGAGGGCTGCGGCTCTCGCCAAATTTGGGTGAGGGTCTCCTCACCCCGCCGCCGCGAAGACCTTAGGCGAGGGCCTTCGAGGCTCGCGAGCCCCGCCGGCCGCCGGCGAGGGCCGAGCGGCCCTTGTCGgctaaagtgaaaaagaaatatttaaaatttttttaaaaaaattattgaaaaatgtctACTTCAGTCAGCCGCGTTACGTAGGACGGCCGAATGAACTAAAGTGGTACTAATGCATtagatttatcaaaaaaaaaaaaaaaattgtacttttCTCAACTTACATGATTATGATCAACATAGATCAGAATATTGGGCTCTCCGGCGATCATAAGGGTCTTCGGACAGAACCCAGTTCGGGCAATGACCCCTCGATCGTGCCAAGACAAAAAGAACGTGGACGCCTGACCATTCTTGTTGAGAAATGGGAGAACTGAACTGTCGTTACCGAATGATAAACCTTCAAGAAACCGACACGTTGGCTAATTTGTAAGGACACTCTCTCTCTTAGTcacactcctctctctctctctctaaattgaGGAAAACCGAGGTGAGAGAAACTACCTAGGAGGGTCTCTCTGTTATATAGCGGGAAGGAACCGACTCATCATCAtcaacccatctctctctctctctaccactCTCGGCCCAAAACTCTGTCTCCTCTCCGCCACCTGCCGCGTATTTCGCATCGAACGGTGCGTTTCTGGGGGTGTTCGCGGTTTACAAGATCCACTCACTTCACACTTAAAATTTTAGCACCCACTTATCAGTTATCACCCTGCCTGAAACGTTTTACATGTCTACCGTGTACAGAGACGCGATGCTTATGTTtcttctctcactctctctctctctcgatctctcgaaAGTTGCAATTTGATGGGTTACTAGGATGTTCTGAGTACTCCCAAAGCCGTTAAGTTTTCTTTTCGCTTAGTTGTCGACTCTCTGTTTTATGTTTGGGTAAAATCTGCTACTGGAGGCTTTTCTCCAGAGTTTCATTTGTCCTGCTAGCGTAATTTCCCTGGTAGATCGACTTTCTCTCTCGTCTTCCAACGTTTTCTGCGGGCGAAATCTCCATGCCTTTCGCTGTACCTTGTTTAGAAAGTAATAATAGTGGAAATAAGGAGAACAGGGGATTTTATGGGGTGCTCTTTTCCTGAACCCATTTGTCTGATCTTTAATAGACCCATGCCctgtttgcttatttttttgtgtgtacTGAAAAAAGATGATCCTTTGGCAGGGTTTTGAGtgttaagaaagaaagaagaggctATGGAACAGAAACACATATTGCTGTCAGCAATAGGTGTCGGAGTAGGAGTTGGGGTGGGGCTTGGAATAGCATCAGGACAAACAGTGAGCAAATGGGCAGGTAACGCTTCCTCCTCAGACCCGATTACTGCTGAGAGAGTGGAGAAGGAGATGCTCAGACTGGTGGTTGACGGCAGAGAGAGCAAGGTCACTTTCGACCAGTTCCCTTACTATCTCAGGTCACATTGACATTCTCTCGCTTCAATCTCTGGTTAGAAAGATACTTTTCCCCGTTCCTAGAGACAAGTGAATTCAACCCAATTCCAATAGTGTTAAACAATCTAATGGGTTATTATTGTGAGGCCTTGCCCAAATGATTTGGGTCAAAATTTAATGGTTTTTGGGCTTACAGGCTAAGACCAACCTATATAATCATGTTCAGATAAGGAGCGACCCTGTTTTTCTGGATTCTCTAGCGGAACTTTTTCGCTATGATAGGTCTTGGAAATATGTAGACATGGTGAATGAAGCTCTGGCCAGTTTCTTGATTACCTTGGTTTTTTTCAGGAGTTTACCCTGATATTGTTTGGTCCTTAGTGATCGTGGACAGGAAACGCACCATATTATTGGGAAGTAATTACACCTGAGTTTGAGCTAAGCTATGGAAACTATATGTTACTCTAATCCTGGCAAATTGATTTCTGGCCTGCTCTTCACGTGTGTCTCTTTTGTCCTATAAATTGCTGCTCAAGGAATATAACATTCTTATCCAGATTTGTTGGCatctgtggttttttttttttttttcatataattttcaaCTGCTTAGGTGAACTATTGCTGTTTGTGGATTTTCCTTTCTGACGGAATTATTATTGAAATATCAATTTTGCTGGGTAAGCAGTGAGGTTTATTGATTTCATATATAAAGCAGAGGATACCTgctaccaaaaaagaaaaagaaaaaattgttcaaattgCAACAAATCATATATGGCATCAACCTCCAGTTCCTGTGAATGGCTATATGCTGAGAGGAAGAGCCTATACTTGTTTTTTTATCATTCTTTTTTAATCTATacaaaacattaaaatgaaTCTGGGAAAATTTAACATTGCTCAAAACAATAAAACTGTCTTCATGGATATCTTGCCCCGTCATTCATAAATAACTGCACACCAGGCAACCTCAAAGATGAGACATCGAATAGATTTGCCTTTCCAAGTAGTACATGTCCTTGCAACTCGGAATCCCGATTAAGCAAGCCTCTATTTATCCCACGTTTCTCATAACTTTTCCTCCAGATTTCCTCAGCTATTATACACTCCATAATTAAGTGATTCCTTGATTCAATATCAGCTCCACAAAGCACACAGTCATCATCGACAGCAACGTCTTTATCCTATCCTTACTGGAGAGCTTATTCAAAATAGCAAGCCGACAAATAAAGCTATGTTTAGAAATATATGGGGGTAAAGCGAATCAATTATGTCAAATATCTTGCTTGCTCTAGCTGTAGCACAACTCCATACACTGTTATCTGAGAATTGCTTTGAAGGAGTTGCCTTCCCTATCACCATTTCTGCTTGCCCTTCATTTGGAAAAAGAACTCCGCACAATGCTAACTGAATAAATAGCATATCATCTAATCTAGCAGCTTCCCCAATTCCACCTTCCTGCTACTTTAGCTTGCAGATAGAAGCTGAAGAACGGATAACTCTTATCAGAGAATCGATCGATCAactatcatcatcatcgtcatagtcattattattattattgccttcgtcgtcgtcgtcgtcgttgttattattattattacttcAGGGTTAAGGTTCATGTTGAAAACTTTGGGTATTTATTTTGTACTAATTCTGAATTTCTCATGCCACATGCATTGGTGTGCTATTAGTCATGGAAGATTGAGAGGgtaaaaaaataggaaagattGCGTCAATGATGCTTTATAAGATTTTATAAATGAAAGTGCATGGAATCAAGAATGAACAGTTCGAGATCATTATGAGTGTTCTCTGGTTTGTTTCGTGTATTGTAGCTCAGTAAAATTCTTGAACGTCTAAAATAAACCTAACAATGTCCATGTTATATTGTGTGGAAATTCTAACAATGGTCAAGGGTCtatgggaacaaatgggttttatcatttgaatttttttattggaagCTCAGTTATCAATTTGTACTGTGATAGTGTGAGCTTTTGAAGTGTATATCAAACTTTCTAGAGAGCGGGAGGTTTCTGGTGAGGTTCTCTATGTCTTTGATGAGTATTCATGATTCTTTGTTTCGTGAGACTTTGAGGGTTTCCCTTGACTTCTACTATTGAgggctctctctttttttccactTCTCGCTTCTTGACTACTTACCTTTTTCCTCCTATTCCAACTGCAACACAGTGAGCAGACACGAGTTTTGCTGACTAGTGCTGCATATGTTCATTTGAAGCATGCTGAAGTTTCTAAGTATACAAGAAATCTTTCACCTGCTAGTCGAGCCATTTTGCTCTCTGGACCTGCAGGTTGGCTGTGAATCTACTATGTATCAAGTTGTTGGTTTGAGCATTTGTCAATGCAGGCTCTAAAATAATTCCTCTCTCTTTCGTAATGACTTAAAGAACCTTACCAACAAATGCTTGCCAAGGCTCTTGCCCATTACTTCGAAGCCAAGTTGCTACTGCTAGATGTGACGGATTTTTCTCTAAAGGTAAGtgtttggagtaaatgtatACATGTTGGTTTGGGTTTTGTTTTCATTATAAGATTTATGATGTTCCTTGCAGATCCAGAGTAAATATGGAACCGGGAACAAAGAATATGTATGTCCATCTGTTTTGTTATCTTGActtgatcaatttttttgtcttgtatACTTGTGCTTGTTTTACTTGATCTGACACATAAGCACTGGAAAATGGACATTGCTTTGCTATTGATGAAGTGTTTGCTGATTGGTCAATGCACCGTGGTTTGATATGCTTTAGTATGCTAGACAAACTTTGGCGTCCAGATTTATTTCTATTAATTTGTATTATTGCTATCTAGCCTTTCAAAAGATCCCCATCAGACTCAACACTGGAGCGGTTGTCTGGCTTACTTGGATCTTTTTCAATCCTTCCGCAAAAGGAGGAAGCAAAAGGTACGCCAAGGTGATGGCTGTGCTTCTGCTTAGAGGTTTATGTTATGTTTTACAGGTGGCTTTTTTTCGTTGAACACGCATATCACATGTGAGGCAGTGCTTTAGCAAAAAGAAATGTGAGGCAGTGTTGCCTTGCATGATATTCTTCCGTGAGCAGTGTTGAGCTGTCCTGAGAGATAAGTAATGCCGGGATCCATGCTTTCTTGGACTCTAATCTGTCTTTTTTGGCATAGATTGGTGAAGTACCATAGTCATCAATGTTTTGGACCTTTCGGgttttttacttcttgtttcACCATTTGAATGGATTGTTCATCATaacatttgttttcttcttaaaGGGTACTGACAAAAAGGATATACTAGAACTCATGTAGAGGTCACAAGCTTTGTCTGGATAAGTAGTTGGAGCATTCTTCTGACAATGCTGAAATTGACTTCCATTTGCTTACTTGGTTTCCTAGTTGTTCTTAGCTATGATAATATTCTCGTGCAGGGAACTTAAGGAGGCAAAGCAGTGGTGTGGACATTGGGTCAAGGTAATCTTAAGCAGTTATCTTTGTTGGTATTAGGAAATATATAGATTGCATTTGCTTTCTTGTTCTACTGTGATATTATTTTCACATCTACGTATATAAGCATGCTTGGGAATTCCAGGGGACCAGAAGGTCCTTGCAATCCACCGAAGCTTCGTAGAAATGCCTCAGCCTCGGCTAATATCAGTAACCTTGCGACGCAATGTGCTCCTTCTAATCCAGGTTTCTTCGCTGCGCTTTTGTTATTAAAGTGGTAAATTGTTGGGTAATCACCTAATCAGACTCAAGTCTTTAACTCCAAATAACTTCATGGTGTCGtagttatttattttgttttataatGTTGGCTGTGGGTGGGCCCAGAAggaattcttgattttcttttcctaaagaGCACTATGTATAGATATAAACGATTCTTGGAGTTTTGGCACTATCTCCGTCATAGAGCTCGCTTCTACATAAGCAAACTGTGGTTTTTGCATGCAAAATTTACGCTAAGCTATGCCTTCTCTTGCATCTAATCTTCGGTTGGATGCAAAAAGATGGCATTTCTATCTTGATTATCCTAGGCTTCAGCtgattaattttcttaaatttctcttGTACAGTTTCTCTAGTAATGGTAGAGTGACTGATATGCCATAGTCTAGTCtttaaaattttgttctttACGCGGTTGCTAATTGGTTCTACATTGCTGGCTAAGATTTTGATCATTTTCTGTTTAGATTCTTTTGGTAGAACTCAAGATTTCAAAATCTTCTAGTGATTTCATGGGGGACACATTGATGATTGGTTTCTATAGAAAAACCTAGGATAATGATGAATTTTATCACATTCATAGGTGATAGTCGTTTCATAGGGTCCTTCATACTTATTTAGACAGTTCTTCCTTCGTCCATGAAAGTCTTGTTTCTTATTTGGCTTCTCATGTTATTCCCCCCTTTTAGCTCCTCTCAAGCGCACAAGCAGCTTGTCTTTTGACGAAAAGCTTCTTATTCAATCTCTTTACAAGGTAGTTTTTCTCTTTGGATCAATCTGTCATTTGCATTTACTCCAGGATCCTGGGGAGCCATTACAGTATTGCAGTAACATCGTACGAAGTCAGGagctaattttttatttttcttctttttattatctAATGCCATAGATGGTTCTTGCAGGTATTGGCATTTGTATCCAAATCCAGCCCCGTAGTGCTGTATCTCAGGGATATTGAGAAGCTTTTATCTAGATCACAGAGGATATAcaactttttccaaaaaatgctGAAGAAGCTGTCTGGATCAGTCCTCATCCTTGGCTCACGTATTCTGGATCCAGATAATGACTATGCCGAGGTAGAAGATAGGCTTGCTGCTCTTTTCCCCTACAACATCGAGATTAGGCCTCCAGAAGACGAAAACCATCTTGTCAGTTGGAAGTCTCAGTTGGAGGATGATATGAAGATGATTCAAATTCAGGACAATCGAATTCACATTATGGAAGTCCTTTCAGCGAATGACCTAGATTGCGATGACCTGGAATCAATTCACGTGGCTGATACAATGGTTCTGAGTAATTATATAGAAGAGATTGTCATGTCTGCTATATCTTATCATTTGATGAATAATAAGGATCCAGAGTACAGGAATGGGAAGCTTCTCATATCATCAGAGAGGCAAGATTAATATTCAATGTTGCTATTTTAGAATGTATTTTTCAACCATTTCCTTTTCCTCGGTGTGCTAAAGAGTCATTAGTTTGACTTGAGACAGTTTGTCCCACGGACTGAGCATATTCCAAGAAGGCAAATCCAATGGAAAAGATATGTTGAAGTTGGAAACTCATGCTAAAAAGTCTAAGGTTTGCTTGTCTTTGCGCATAAGCTTTCACTGGATCATCGATGTCATCAAGCAGAGTACTAACTTTGCGTGTTTCTTGTACTCATATGACTCAAATAGAAAGCCAAAGCAGAAGGTGACACCACTGTGAAGCCAGAACCAAAAGCCGAAGTCCCTCCTCCTGAGAAGCAAAGTGGAACTGAGATGAAAGGTGGAACTAGAGAATCAGCAACAGCCTCAAAGACAGGTGGTGATAGTGCAGTGACACCATCAAAACCTCCAGTAAGTTTTTGTTGTCATTTAACTCATGTTTATGTCATAATTTTCGCAAAATCCATGCGTGTAACCTTACAAAgcagttccaaaaaaaaaagaaacttacaaTAACAATCCCTTGCGCTGTAATAGAAAAGAGGAGGAATTTTCTTTCAGTTGCATTTGAAAATGGAAAGCTTCTTTCTTGCTATTGCTTATGATTCCGTGGTCCTTTATTCGACGTAAAACCATTTCCGTCTCCCTGctattttattctcttttta
The sequence above is drawn from the Rhodamnia argentea isolate NSW1041297 chromosome 9, ASM2092103v1, whole genome shotgun sequence genome and encodes:
- the LOC115740781 gene encoding uncharacterized protein LOC115740781 isoform X1, with protein sequence MEQKHILLSAIGVGVGVGVGLGIASGQTVSKWAGNASSSDPITAERVEKEMLRLVVDGRESKVTFDQFPYYLSEQTRVLLTSAAYVHLKHAEVSKYTRNLSPASRAILLSGPAEPYQQMLAKALAHYFEAKLLLLDVTDFSLKIQSKYGTGNKEYPFKRSPSDSTLERLSGLLGSFSILPQKEEAKGNLRRQSSGVDIGSRGPEGPCNPPKLRRNASASANISNLATQCAPSNPAPLKRTSSLSFDEKLLIQSLYKVLAFVSKSSPVVLYLRDIEKLLSRSQRIYNFFQKMLKKLSGSVLILGSRILDPDNDYAEVEDRLAALFPYNIEIRPPEDENHLVSWKSQLEDDMKMIQIQDNRIHIMEVLSANDLDCDDLESIHVADTMVLSNYIEEIVMSAISYHLMNNKDPEYRNGKLLISSESLSHGLSIFQEGKSNGKDMLKLETHAKKSKKAKAEGDTTVKPEPKAEVPPPEKQSGTEMKGGTRESATASKTGGDSAVTPSKPPEVPPDNEFEKRIRPEVIPANEIGVTFADIGALDEIKESLQELVMLPLRRPDLFHGGLLKPCRGILLFGPPGTGKTMLAKAIAKEAGASFINVSMSTITSKWFGEDEKNVRALFTLAAKVSPTIIFVDEVDSMLGQRTRVGEHEAMRKIKNEFMTHWDGLLTKQGERILVLAATNRPFDLDEAIIRRFERRIMVGLPTMENREMILRTLLAKERVEGGLDFKELATLTEGYSGSDLKNFCTTAAYQPVRELIQQERVKGLQEKKGRATGGTSEEGNQDTKGGSKEEITMTVRPLNMEDFRQAKSQVASSFAAEGSIMSELRQWNELYGDGGSRKKQQLTYFL
- the LOC115740781 gene encoding uncharacterized protein LOC115740781 isoform X2 — its product is MEQKHILLSAIGVGVGVGVGLGIASGQTVSKWAGNASSSDPITAERVEKEMLRLVVDGRESKVTFDQFPYYLSEQTRVLLTSAAYVHLKHAEVSKYTRNLSPASRAILLSGPAEPYQQMLAKALAHYFEAKLLLLDVTDFSLKIQSKYGTGNKEYPFKRSPSDSTLERLSGLLGSFSILPQKEEAKGNLRRQSSGVDIGSRGPEGPCNPPKLRRNASASANISNLATQCAPSNPAPLKRTSSLSFDEKLLIQSLYKVLAFVSKSSPVVLYLRDIEKLLSRSQRIYNFFQKMLKKLSGSVLILGSRILDPDNDYAEVEDRLAALFPYNIEIRPPEDENHLVSWKSQLEDDMKMIQIQDNRIHIMEVLSANDLDCDDLESIHVADTMVLSNYIEEIVMSAISYHLMNNKDPEYRNGKLLISSESLSHGLSIFQEGKSNGKDMLKLETHAKKSKKAKAEGDTTVKPEPKAEVPPPEKQSGTEMKGGTRESATASKTGGDSAVTPSKPPEVPPDNEFEKRIRPEVIPANEIGVTFADIGALDEIKESLQELVMLPLRRPDLFHGGLLKPCRGILLFGPPGTGKTMLAKAIAKEAGASFINVSMSTITSKWFGEDEKNVRALFTLAAKVSPTIIFVDEVDSMLGQRTRVGEHEAMRKIKNEFMTHWDGLLTKQGERILVLAATNRPFDLDEAIIRRFERRIMVGLPTMENREMILRTLLAKERVEGGLDFKELATLTEGYSGSDLKNFCTTAAYQPVRELIQQERVKGLEKKGRATGGTSEEGNQDTKGGSKEEITMTVRPLNMEDFRQAKSQVASSFAAEGSIMSELRQWNELYGDGGSRKKQQLTYFL
- the LOC115740781 gene encoding fidgetin-like protein 1 isoform X3; translated protein: MLAKALAHYFEAKLLLLDVTDFSLKIQSKYGTGNKEYPFKRSPSDSTLERLSGLLGSFSILPQKEEAKGNLRRQSSGVDIGSRGPEGPCNPPKLRRNASASANISNLATQCAPSNPAPLKRTSSLSFDEKLLIQSLYKVLAFVSKSSPVVLYLRDIEKLLSRSQRIYNFFQKMLKKLSGSVLILGSRILDPDNDYAEVEDRLAALFPYNIEIRPPEDENHLVSWKSQLEDDMKMIQIQDNRIHIMEVLSANDLDCDDLESIHVADTMVLSNYIEEIVMSAISYHLMNNKDPEYRNGKLLISSESLSHGLSIFQEGKSNGKDMLKLETHAKKSKKAKAEGDTTVKPEPKAEVPPPEKQSGTEMKGGTRESATASKTGGDSAVTPSKPPEVPPDNEFEKRIRPEVIPANEIGVTFADIGALDEIKESLQELVMLPLRRPDLFHGGLLKPCRGILLFGPPGTGKTMLAKAIAKEAGASFINVSMSTITSKWFGEDEKNVRALFTLAAKVSPTIIFVDEVDSMLGQRTRVGEHEAMRKIKNEFMTHWDGLLTKQGERILVLAATNRPFDLDEAIIRRFERRIMVGLPTMENREMILRTLLAKERVEGGLDFKELATLTEGYSGSDLKNFCTTAAYQPVRELIQQERVKGLQEKKGRATGGTSEEGNQDTKGGSKEEITMTVRPLNMEDFRQAKSQVASSFAAEGSIMSELRQWNELYGDGGSRKKQQLTYFL